One stretch of Bacteroidales bacterium DNA includes these proteins:
- a CDS encoding C69 family dipeptidase → MHIFKLFATAFILITALTIGLLSAQTGKPDWIGGFPDGCTSVTVGKLASSDGSVYTSHTDDSHRTRSEIWMTAAGDHPAGTTVPMFKRIACDTTAMPSYANVKIGEIPQVPHTFGYVNSAYPCMNEHQLGIGESTFGGRSSLHSDIGLIDCQRLCQLMAERCTTAREAIRVAGELTAEHGWIDEGECLTIADKNEVWHLEIVGPGKGNKGSIWVAQRVPDDHVGVNANASTIKEIDLNNPDYFMASENIFQIAIDSGWWDPGKEAFRFCYAYAPESRTSFGSRRREWRVFDLLAPSLKLDANAENYPFSVKPDHPVTTQDLVNVFKDYYEGTPYNFIKDITVTDENGKTVISPLANPFMPYDMNKVFRINGGWGWMGERTIARWYTMYATIIQCRNWLPDAIGGVAWLAMDNVATSIYIPVYCCVTDLPQPYKTPGRTKGFTRESAWWAFNHLGTLAAQRWGDMRHDVDAVWNPWQKELFDNQSAIEQKAIALYNPKKPQATIEFLTGYTNEWGYKVVNRAWELGDFLWTKYDEKF, encoded by the coding sequence ATGCACATTTTCAAACTTTTCGCAACTGCATTCATCCTCATCACGGCATTAACCATCGGACTTTTAAGTGCCCAGACCGGCAAACCCGACTGGATCGGTGGATTCCCCGACGGATGCACCTCCGTTACCGTCGGTAAACTAGCCTCTTCGGACGGTTCGGTATATACATCGCACACCGACGACAGCCACCGCACCCGGTCCGAGATCTGGATGACCGCCGCCGGAGACCATCCGGCCGGAACCACGGTACCTATGTTCAAACGGATCGCCTGTGATACCACCGCCATGCCTTCCTATGCCAACGTAAAAATAGGCGAGATTCCCCAGGTACCGCACACCTTTGGTTATGTCAATTCGGCATACCCCTGCATGAACGAACACCAGCTGGGGATCGGGGAATCAACTTTTGGCGGCCGATCCAGCCTGCATTCCGACATTGGGCTGATTGACTGCCAGCGCCTCTGCCAGCTGATGGCCGAACGGTGCACAACGGCCAGGGAAGCCATCCGTGTGGCCGGTGAACTGACGGCGGAACATGGCTGGATCGATGAAGGCGAATGCCTGACCATTGCCGATAAGAACGAAGTGTGGCACCTGGAGATCGTCGGCCCCGGAAAGGGCAACAAGGGATCCATCTGGGTGGCGCAACGGGTTCCTGACGACCATGTGGGGGTGAATGCCAATGCCAGTACCATCAAGGAGATCGACCTGAATAATCCCGATTACTTCATGGCTTCTGAGAATATTTTCCAGATCGCCATCGACAGCGGATGGTGGGACCCCGGTAAAGAAGCCTTCCGTTTCTGTTACGCGTATGCACCTGAAAGCCGCACCTCATTCGGTTCCCGCCGGCGCGAATGGCGCGTGTTCGACTTGCTGGCTCCCTCGCTCAAACTGGATGCAAACGCTGAAAATTACCCCTTTTCCGTTAAACCCGATCATCCGGTGACCACACAGGACCTGGTGAATGTCTTTAAAGATTACTACGAAGGTACCCCCTATAATTTCATCAAGGATATCACGGTCACCGACGAAAATGGCAAAACGGTCATCTCGCCCCTGGCCAATCCTTTCATGCCCTATGACATGAACAAGGTGTTCAGGATCAACGGGGGCTGGGGCTGGATGGGCGAACGTACGATCGCACGGTGGTATACCATGTACGCCACGATCATCCAGTGCCGCAACTGGCTGCCCGATGCGATCGGAGGCGTTGCCTGGCTGGCCATGGACAATGTGGCCACTTCCATCTATATCCCGGTTTATTGCTGTGTTACGGACCTTCCCCAGCCCTATAAGACACCTGGCCGCACCAAAGGATTCACCCGCGAATCGGCCTGGTGGGCATTCAATCACCTTGGCACACTCGCAGCACAGCGCTGGGGCGATATGCGGCACGACGTGGATGCGGTCTGGAATCCATGGCAAAAGGAGCTCTTTGACAATCAATCTGCCATAGAACAAAAAGCCATAGCACTGTACAATCCGAAAAAACCTCAGGCTACGATCGAATTCCTGACAGGATATACGAATGAATGGGGATATAAAGTGGTGAACAGGGCATGGGAACTGGGCGATTTTCTATGGACAAAGTATGATGAGAAATTCTGA
- a CDS encoding amidophosphoribosyltransferase — protein MSEPIKHECGIALIRLLKPLEYYIANYGTAFYGFNKLHLLMEKQHNRGQDGAGIACMKFNLEPGHSYINRSRSDSETALQTIFSEVYDKIESLYELSPERLLDVSYLKYHFNFAGELYLGHLRYGTFGRHGLLNVHPVQRYSNWKTRNLVLAGNFNLTNVDELFEKLVDYGQYPVETSDTVTILEKIGHFLDDANEDLYRKFKAQGYFKKEITDKIAENLDLRKILANSCCHWDGGYVIGGMLGHGDAFVVRDPAGIRPAFYYVDEEVVVATSERPAIQTAFDVQAEQVRELQPGHALIIKANGSVGEVPCIDPIKKKACSFERIYFSRGTDQDIYQERKKLGKALAPAILKAIDYDLENTVFSYIPNTAIDAFLGLIEELTTFCDSQIKDQILQLGKNLTKDKLDEIFMLKPRVEKVAVKDIKLRTFITRDTHRDDLVTHVYDITYGSVRRGLDNLVVVDDSIVRGTTLRQSIIRILDRLGPRKIIVASSAPQIRYPDCYGIDMARISDFIAFNAAIQLLRDKNMTSVINQVYKTAKEQEKLPREKTINAVKEIYRSFTADQISEKIASLLTSPDLHADVRIIYQTIEDLHQACPDHTGDWYFTGNYPTPGGNKIVNKAFIYYIEGIRERPY, from the coding sequence ATGAGTGAACCAATCAAACACGAATGCGGCATTGCGCTCATCAGGCTGCTCAAACCTCTTGAATACTATATCGCCAACTATGGCACAGCATTCTACGGCTTCAACAAACTGCACCTGCTCATGGAAAAACAGCACAACCGTGGTCAGGACGGGGCCGGCATTGCCTGCATGAAGTTCAACCTGGAACCCGGGCACTCCTATATCAACCGCAGCCGAAGCGACTCTGAGACGGCCCTTCAAACCATCTTTTCTGAGGTATACGATAAGATCGAGTCCCTGTACGAACTCTCTCCTGAGCGCCTGCTCGATGTCAGCTACCTGAAGTATCATTTTAACTTTGCGGGTGAACTCTACCTGGGTCACCTACGGTACGGCACATTCGGCAGGCATGGATTACTCAATGTTCACCCTGTTCAGCGCTATAGTAACTGGAAAACCCGCAACCTCGTCCTTGCCGGTAATTTTAACCTGACCAATGTGGACGAGCTTTTTGAGAAACTGGTGGACTATGGACAATATCCAGTTGAAACATCCGATACCGTCACCATCCTGGAAAAGATCGGTCATTTTCTGGATGATGCCAATGAGGACCTATACCGTAAATTCAAAGCACAGGGCTATTTTAAAAAGGAAATCACCGATAAAATTGCGGAGAACCTGGACTTGCGGAAAATACTCGCCAATTCCTGCTGTCACTGGGATGGGGGATATGTGATCGGGGGGATGCTCGGTCACGGGGATGCATTTGTGGTGCGAGATCCAGCAGGCATCAGACCGGCCTTTTATTACGTGGATGAGGAAGTGGTGGTCGCCACTTCGGAAAGGCCGGCCATTCAGACGGCCTTTGATGTACAGGCGGAGCAGGTCAGGGAACTTCAGCCTGGCCACGCCCTGATCATCAAAGCCAACGGATCCGTTGGGGAAGTTCCCTGCATTGATCCCATAAAGAAAAAGGCCTGCTCTTTTGAACGTATCTATTTTTCCAGGGGTACCGATCAGGACATCTATCAGGAAAGGAAAAAGCTCGGTAAGGCACTGGCTCCGGCAATCCTGAAAGCAATCGACTACGACCTGGAGAATACGGTTTTTTCGTATATCCCCAATACAGCCATCGATGCATTTTTGGGATTGATCGAGGAGCTGACCACTTTTTGTGATTCCCAGATCAAGGACCAGATCCTGCAACTTGGGAAGAACCTGACAAAAGATAAACTGGATGAGATTTTTATGCTTAAGCCAAGGGTTGAAAAAGTGGCTGTCAAGGATATCAAACTGCGCACGTTCATCACCCGGGACACCCACCGTGATGACCTGGTCACCCACGTCTATGACATCACCTATGGATCTGTCCGAAGGGGGCTTGATAATCTTGTCGTAGTGGATGATTCCATCGTCAGGGGAACAACCCTGCGCCAGAGCATCATTCGCATCCTTGACCGCCTGGGTCCCCGGAAGATCATCGTTGCCTCTTCGGCCCCACAGATCCGGTATCCCGATTGCTATGGCATCGACATGGCCCGAATCAGCGATTTCATTGCCTTCAATGCTGCGATCCAGCTGCTGAGAGATAAAAATATGACCAGCGTGATCAATCAGGTCTACAAAACAGCCAAGGAGCAGGAGAAACTTCCCAGGGAAAAAACCATTAATGCCGTAAAGGAGATTTACCGGTCTTTTACGGCAGATCAGATTTCCGAAAAAATTGCATCGCTTCTGACCTCACCTGACCTTCATGCTGATGTCCGGATCATTTACCAAACGATCGAAGACCTTCACCAGGCCTGCCCCGATCACACCGGTGATTGGTATTTCACGGGCAATTATCCGACACCCGGTGGGAACAAGATCGTCAACAAGGCCTTCATTTACTATATTGAAGGAATCAGGGAGCGGCCCTACTAG
- a CDS encoding HIT family protein, producing the protein MSTLFSRIASGEIPSYTIAEDERFFAFLDINPLAKGHTLVVPKKEIDYIFNMDDPWYRDFFSFARNVAVAIEKVVDCKRIGIAVVGLEVPHAHIHLVPLNDIYDLDFKKPKLSFTPEEFTAIAQQISNQLSAI; encoded by the coding sequence ATGAGCACCCTCTTTTCACGAATCGCCAGCGGTGAGATTCCCAGCTATACGATCGCCGAGGATGAGCGGTTTTTTGCTTTCCTCGACATCAATCCACTGGCCAAGGGACATACACTCGTTGTCCCCAAAAAAGAAATTGATTATATCTTTAACATGGACGACCCCTGGTACAGGGATTTTTTCAGTTTTGCAAGGAACGTAGCTGTTGCCATAGAGAAGGTCGTTGATTGTAAGCGAATCGGTATTGCGGTCGTCGGGCTCGAGGTGCCTCACGCCCATATACACCTGGTGCCCCTGAACGACATCTATGATCTCGATTTCAAAAAACCCAAACTATCCTTCACTCCGGAGGAATTCACCGCCATCGCCCAGCAAATCAGCAATCAACTATCTGCAATCTGA
- the greA gene encoding transcription elongation factor GreA, with the protein MRSVKYYTLEGLTKLKEELDHLVSVERPAISRQIAEARDKGDLSENAEYDAAKDAQGMLEMKISKLQEEIRNARILDESKLDRSKVLLLSTVKIKNLKNDTIMTYTLVPEKEANLKKSKISVSSPIARGLLGKSVGEIVEIVVPAGTLPYQIIEISR; encoded by the coding sequence ATGAGATCGGTTAAATATTACACCCTGGAAGGACTTACAAAACTGAAAGAAGAACTGGATCACCTGGTCAGCGTCGAACGCCCTGCCATCTCCCGCCAGATTGCAGAAGCAAGGGATAAGGGTGACCTTTCGGAGAATGCCGAGTACGATGCTGCCAAGGATGCCCAGGGCATGCTCGAAATGAAAATATCCAAGTTACAGGAAGAAATCCGGAATGCACGGATCCTGGATGAATCAAAACTGGATCGTTCGAAAGTCCTGCTTCTGTCAACGGTGAAAATCAAGAATCTGAAAAATGACACCATCATGACCTATACACTGGTCCCGGAGAAAGAGGCGAATCTTAAAAAAAGTAAAATTTCCGTAAGCTCACCCATCGCAAGAGGATTACTGGGCAAATCCGTGGGCGAGATTGTCGAAATCGTTGTACCGGCAGGGACGCTACCATATCAGATCATCGAAATATCAAGATAA
- a CDS encoding PorV/PorQ family protein, translating to MKQMLRYIPVVIFTWLMIAPGMTTLGGNKDRSGEAGASELLINPWARSAGWGGVNTANIKGVESMFTNIAGTAFINRTDITFGHTTWLKGSDINIYSFGLVQKIGQSGALGIGVMSMSFGDIPITTVNLPEGGIGTFSPSLLNFALSYSRMFSNSIYGGLQLKVVSESISDISAVGFAIDAGIQYVTGETDNIHFGITLRNWGPTMRFSGDGLAIRTLLPGQESQFTVEQRAAAYQLPSQLNIGAAYDINFKGDYRLTFAANFVSNAFAKDQITGGLEFSLKDYLVLRGGYTYEDGITEDADRTTVFTGPSAGFSVQIPLKKDSDSKFYVDYSYTDTDPFDGVHRIGAGISF from the coding sequence ATGAAACAGATGCTAAGATATATCCCCGTTGTTATCTTCACATGGTTGATGATTGCACCTGGTATGACGACATTGGGCGGAAACAAGGACAGGTCGGGGGAAGCAGGCGCTTCTGAATTGCTGATCAACCCGTGGGCCCGCAGTGCCGGATGGGGTGGTGTCAATACGGCCAATATCAAAGGGGTTGAAAGCATGTTCACCAATATCGCCGGTACTGCTTTTATTAACCGGACCGACATTACATTTGGCCATACGACCTGGTTAAAAGGATCGGATATCAATATCTACTCATTTGGATTGGTCCAAAAAATAGGTCAGTCAGGTGCACTGGGCATTGGCGTCATGTCAATGTCCTTTGGAGATATCCCCATCACGACGGTCAATCTGCCCGAGGGCGGCATCGGTACCTTCTCACCAAGCCTGTTGAATTTTGCATTGTCTTACTCCAGGATGTTTTCCAACAGCATCTATGGCGGATTGCAGTTAAAAGTAGTATCCGAGAGCATTTCCGACATTTCCGCCGTTGGTTTTGCGATCGATGCCGGCATTCAGTACGTTACGGGAGAAACAGATAACATCCATTTCGGGATCACACTCAGAAACTGGGGCCCCACCATGCGTTTCTCCGGTGACGGCCTTGCCATCCGGACCCTGTTACCCGGTCAGGAAAGCCAGTTTACCGTTGAACAACGTGCCGCTGCCTACCAGCTGCCATCACAATTGAACATCGGCGCAGCCTATGACATTAACTTTAAAGGCGACTACAGGCTGACATTCGCTGCCAACTTTGTTTCAAACGCATTTGCCAAGGACCAGATAACGGGTGGACTTGAATTTTCACTGAAAGACTACCTGGTGCTGCGAGGCGGATATACCTACGAAGACGGGATCACCGAAGACGCTGACCGTACAACGGTTTTTACAGGTCCGAGTGCCGGTTTTTCTGTCCAGATCCCTTTGAAAAAGGACTCGGATTCAAAATTCTACGTGGATTATTCATATACGGATACCGATCCGTTTGACGGTGTTCACAGGATCGGTGCCGGCATAAGCTTCTAA